In the Gemmatimonadaceae bacterium genome, one interval contains:
- the yidD gene encoding membrane protein insertion efficiency factor YidD → MVGKLLILLVRGYQVGISPLLPASCRYYPTCSAYAVEAIERHGAARGSWLALRRIARCHPFHAGGFDPVP, encoded by the coding sequence ATCGTGGGAAAGCTGCTGATCCTGCTGGTTCGCGGATATCAGGTCGGAATCTCGCCGCTGCTTCCGGCTTCCTGCCGCTATTATCCCACCTGCTCCGCGTACGCCGTCGAGGCGATCGAGCGGCACGGCGCGGCGCGGGGAAGCTGGCTGGCCCTGCGCCGGATCGCCCGGTGCCATCCCTTCCATGCCGGCGGATTCGATCCGGTGCCATGA
- the yidC gene encoding membrane protein insertase YidC → MEKRMILALVLTAAIVGLTPVLFPSAPVPARRADSTAVAPAAPDTRAAQPVQQPAAVQPAPAAAVPGIDSVTAAPVALSADSTVVATDLATYRFVDVGAAPVSLVISRYDNIARRGSPVDLGATGSPLLRYRLVVPGDTVDLSRVKFGRTSTGVPGPGSPLQYSATVNGHVVTIAYSFAPDSYLLDVTGRVDSPGGATGPRFLLVDLPTSFPVTEADSVGDRRSLAYAFKSERESSKSVSFSSLDPGEYRLEATPLTWVAAKSKYFVVGVLTPEGDEPFSEATFAGGPRTSRDATNAMATVVERVTDEGFHFELYAGPQEWDRMLKVGREFDSVNPYGWKFMQGFVQPFARIVMRILLWMHNVLQLSYGWVLVIFGVVVRLILWPLNQKAMKSSLRMQHIQPRMQEVQKKYAGNREKQQAEMMKVYKEEGVSPFSAVTGCLPMLLPMPVLIALFFVFQNTIEFRGVPFLWLTDISIKDPYYILPVLMGASMYLLSWIGLRNAPPNPQAKMMSYIFPFMMTFFLMNLAAGLNLYYAVQNVAALPQQWLIARERQKMTVAKSPRK, encoded by the coding sequence ATGGAAAAGCGCATGATCCTGGCGTTGGTGCTCACGGCTGCCATCGTGGGTCTCACGCCCGTACTTTTTCCGTCGGCGCCGGTGCCCGCGCGGCGCGCGGACAGCACAGCCGTCGCTCCGGCTGCCCCGGACACGCGCGCGGCTCAACCGGTGCAGCAACCGGCCGCGGTTCAGCCAGCCCCCGCAGCCGCGGTTCCCGGTATCGACTCGGTGACCGCGGCGCCGGTCGCGCTCAGCGCTGACTCGACCGTCGTCGCGACCGACCTGGCGACGTACCGGTTCGTCGACGTCGGCGCCGCGCCCGTGTCGCTCGTCATCAGCCGTTACGACAACATCGCGCGGCGCGGCAGCCCGGTGGATCTCGGCGCGACGGGCTCCCCGCTGCTCCGGTACCGGCTGGTGGTGCCCGGAGACACCGTGGATCTCTCGCGGGTGAAGTTCGGTCGTACCTCGACCGGCGTCCCCGGCCCGGGCAGTCCCCTGCAGTACTCGGCCACCGTGAACGGGCACGTCGTCACGATCGCCTATTCGTTTGCACCCGACAGCTACCTGCTCGACGTCACGGGCCGCGTCGACTCGCCGGGCGGCGCGACGGGACCGCGTTTTCTGCTGGTGGACCTGCCGACGAGCTTCCCGGTCACCGAGGCCGACTCTGTCGGCGACAGGCGCTCGCTGGCTTATGCCTTCAAGTCCGAGCGGGAATCGTCCAAGAGCGTGAGTTTCAGCAGTCTGGATCCGGGCGAGTACCGGCTCGAGGCGACGCCGCTCACGTGGGTGGCGGCCAAGAGCAAGTATTTCGTCGTGGGCGTGCTCACTCCCGAGGGCGACGAACCCTTCAGCGAAGCGACCTTCGCCGGCGGGCCGCGCACGTCGCGCGACGCGACGAACGCGATGGCGACGGTGGTGGAGCGCGTGACGGACGAGGGGTTTCACTTCGAGCTGTACGCCGGGCCGCAGGAGTGGGACCGGATGCTCAAGGTCGGACGCGAGTTCGACAGCGTGAATCCGTACGGCTGGAAGTTCATGCAGGGGTTCGTGCAGCCGTTCGCGCGGATCGTCATGCGCATTCTGCTCTGGATGCACAACGTCCTGCAGCTGAGCTACGGCTGGGTGCTCGTGATCTTCGGCGTCGTCGTACGCCTGATCCTCTGGCCGCTCAACCAGAAGGCGATGAAGTCGAGCCTGCGCATGCAGCACATCCAGCCGCGGATGCAGGAGGTGCAGAAGAAGTACGCGGGCAACCGCGAGAAGCAGCAAGCCGAGATGATGAAGGTGTACAAGGAAGAAGGCGTCAGTCCGTTCAGCGCGGTGACGGGCTGCCTGCCGATGCTGCTGCCGATGCCCGTGCTGATCGCGCTCTTCTTCGTGTTTCAGAACACGATCGAGTTCCGCGGCGTGCCGTTCCTCTGGCTGACGGACATCTCCATCAAGGATCCGTACTACATCCTGCCGGTGCTGATGGGAGCGTCCATGTACCTGCTGTCGTGGATCGGGCTGCGCAACGCGCCGCCGAATCCACAGGCGAAGATGATGAGCTACATCTTCCCGTTCATGATGACGTTCTTCCTGATGAATCTCGCGGCGGGGCTGAACCTGTACTACGCGGTGCAGAACGTGGCGGCACTGCCGCAGCAGTGGCTGATCGCGCGCGAGCGGCAGAAGATGACGGTGGCGAAGAGCCCAAGGAAATGA
- the rnpA gene encoding ribonuclease P protein component, which yields MEPKRSGYPRRKRITTGAELQRVRQTGRRWRTEHLDVRATASPLSFARSGLVVPKHGKTSAERNKLKRRLRELVRTRILAPSGIRGVDLVIRALPSAYAASFAELEQQVAGIARRLSASE from the coding sequence CTGGAGCCTAAGAGGTCCGGATATCCGCGACGGAAGCGGATCACCACCGGAGCCGAGCTTCAGCGCGTAAGACAAACGGGGAGGCGATGGCGGACGGAGCATCTCGATGTCCGCGCCACTGCCTCCCCGTTGAGCTTTGCCAGGTCGGGGCTGGTCGTTCCGAAACATGGCAAGACATCGGCGGAGAGAAACAAGTTGAAGCGCAGATTGCGCGAGCTGGTTCGAACCAGGATCCTCGCACCTTCCGGAATTCGCGGGGTCGATCTGGTGATCCGCGCGCTCCCGTCAGCGTACGCGGCATCGTTCGCCGAGCTCGAGCAGCAGGTGGCGGGGATCGCGCGGCGACTCTCGGCCAGCGAGTGA